The sequence TGAACACTCTCAACACAAGACATTCTCACGACTAGAAATGTACCTGCTAATGAAGTCATTTATTACTGCCTCAACAGTATCTAGAGAAAAGTTCTTGCCATGTAATTTCTTTCTCAGTTCAACTGCTGTGAAAGCcctacaaagaaaaagaacttcttaaacaaattttttcttctttattcaCAGGTAAACATCCTTATTTTCAAACTTCTATAGCATCTTCGCTCCAGGAACGCACACACTCAAACCCTCAAACTGCTATCCAAAGGTATCTTGACAATGTACCTCAGAAGAATTTCTGCCCTCAGACATTCTAGCAGCACTACACCAAGCAGTTCTATGAAGTTATGGAAATTCTAACCTGGTTGCAAGTAATTTTATTGCCACTTTCTCAGCATCATGCAATACATCCTTTTCATAACATTTTTTCACTTGATGAGTATTTAACTCTTCAAAAACCTCCTCAGGTTCTTCCATGAGTTCATAGCCTACATCCCCCGAAAGATGATCAATCTGATCTTCCAACTCTGGAGATGCTATAATGTTTTCAAGAAAATGGCTTCAGTTTTGTGTATAAACAAAGCCTAAAATAAAACTCCACAACTAAACAGACACGATAACAAGAAGCTACAATTGCCAGGGTTAAGTGCAATCATGTCATTAAAGCTATGTTTGTATGTTAAGCTATGTTTGTATGTTACACaatcaatttgtttttttatttattcaagtaAACTTAGAATACCTTTCTCAACATCATTAAACAAGTAGTTCTTGTAGGAAACGTGATTTTGATTCTGAGGCTTCTCATCGAAGCCCCTATTTTTCTGCACACCTCTTCCACATTGTTTAACCTCACTCTTCAATGCACCCGCATCCAGAAATTCACGGGACTTCTTTTGTTCAGAAACCTTTGTCTGCTGATAATTCTCCGACTTTTTAACTTGAGAAGATTTCTTGGGAATGTACCTAACGGGAACCGACGAACTGTGTTCTCTGCTTTTCAAGCACTTGATTGCAATTTTCTCCCTAGCCCTACAAATGACAGATTTAGTATTAAGTAAGACAAGGTAACAAATCACCAAGAACTTTGAACGATCAGTTACTCAGTTTCTGAGCTgaattttctgtttggttcATGAGAAAACATAGGAAATAGAAGAAAAGTGGACAATTCAATCATTCAGTGTTTGAATCATGAGAATCAAGAGTCCCAGTCGCTCAACTTGTTAAcaaatttggggttttgttatttaaaatttcaaaattaacggtaaaaagaaaataactttttttttttccttcattttctcgGGAACCATACTAAAGATAGAAACATTATAAAGTGTGAGAATTTCTCACCAGGACATGACGAACACTCGACAGGGCAACTGAAATTGAGTTTTCAAGCAGAGAATTCCAGCGTGAATTGCCATATCTGTTAATTTTCTGCGAGGAAGAAAAGCCCCAATTTGTATGGCGTAGGGTTTTAGATTCAATTGGCGCGTGATTTACAGTATAGATGAAACGGGCGCGGACAACAGGATGGGTTTTGCTTTGTGGGCTTAATTCTCACTATAACTCTGAAGCCCAAATAACCCGTTCCAAGATCGACTTCAGTCCAAACGTAATTTATAGTGACTAATTTAGGCCCAGCTCAAGTTCCATTTTCTCGCCGGACTATGGAACCGGAACCCATACCTGAGACCGATGACACAAGACTAAAGGACACAGGATCCCCGACTCATAATTGAGTCAAAATGATATTTATGGCCACGTGacttttcaaaatgatatttatGGCCCACTTTTTATAAAGAATATGATGTGAAATGACTAAGAGACCATCAAAAATGAGTTAGTCGTtgaattcataattttatttgacgGCATCTTGAATGGAAGTCTTAGGAATCTGACAGTGAGGATACATAGACCAATTTTGTATAGTTCATGGGGAAATTAGATTTTATACATAATAGTAAATATACACTTGTATATAACAAGCGCATAATACAACGTAATAGCCAATCAAAATTGAATATGCAttttttcatccaaaaaataataataatatcatttGATCATTTAGAAAAGGCATTCTTTTTTACCAATTGAAGCTATGGActcttttgtgtgtgtgtgtgtgttaatTTGCATTCCGAATTCAGCTTGCTGAATTACAAgttaataaaataacaaaacatataaagaaaagaagtgGGATCAGATTCTTCTTCATGCTCCTCAACTTCTTCTAGAGTTCTTTTCTTAGGGCTCTTATAAGCCATAAGCTGATTCTTACTAGCAGCATCTTGACTCAAACTAGTCTTCTCAAGCACAGCTTTCCCCCTTGCATTTAGAGAATGAACATCCATAGCAGCAGCAGGCCTCACAGACCCTTCACTCATACCTCCAATTTTAACACCTTTAGCAGTCTCCTTGAAAGTTTTCCCGTCTCTTATGCCAGCTTTGGCTTTCGCTTTCCTATTTCTCACCACATTCCACTCAGGATCATACTCTTCCTCTTGATTCATAACAGAGGCCTCCTTCTCTGAGTAGCATTATCCACTCCAGTAATCACATTGGGCTGGGGGAACACCAAGATAACATCATCCCTCAACTGACTCTGGACCTCCTCATCAATCACCAAGTCAGCAGGGAAGAAGTTGGGTTCATGAGGGAGTCTCTCCATTTGTAGGAAATTCATATTGATCACCTAAACATGACAAATATGCtcttcacctttttttttataaccaCAGTAAAAACAGATCTCAAATAAGGTTTCATAGCTAATGAAGCTCCTTATCTCGTCATTCTCCTCCCCAAACACCAAGACTCTTTTCAAGGGTTTGGTCAAGTCAAGTGTCACACAGACTAACAAACATCCCATGGCTTCGAGTAAGAAAATTCTGGTCAACACTGAGAGGGTCACCAATAATGTAGGACTGCTTCATCTCTAAATTG comes from Prunus dulcis chromosome 6, ALMONDv2, whole genome shotgun sequence and encodes:
- the LOC117629686 gene encoding uncharacterized protein LOC117629686 isoform X1 encodes the protein MAIHAGILCLKTQFQLPCRVFVMSWAREKIAIKCLKSREHSSSVPVRYIPKKSSQVKKSENYQQTKVSEQKKSREFLDAGALKSEVKQCGRGVQKNRGFDEKPQNQNHVSYKNYLFNDVEKASPELEDQIDHLSGDVGYELMEEPEEVFEELNTHQVKKCYEKDVLHDAEKVAIKLLATRAFTAVELRKKLHGKNFSLDTVEAVINDFISRGLINDSLYAEAFSRSRWSSSSWGPRRIKQALFSKGVSKLDAENAIKLVFEEGESDNDQKLVHGLSKLSMDNLLVQASKQWLRGQEVPKETRKSRIVRWLQYRGFNWDVIGFVLKKLESQYPP
- the LOC117629686 gene encoding uncharacterized protein LOC117629686 isoform X3, which translates into the protein MAIHAGILCLKTQFQLPCRVFVMSWAREKIAIKCLKSREHSSSVPVRYIPKKSSQVKKSENYQQTKVSEQKKSREFLDAGALKSEVKQCGRGVQKNRGFDEKPQNQNHVSYKNYLFNDVEKASPELEDQIDHLSGDVGYELMEEPEEVFEELNTHQVKKCYEKDVLHDAEKVAIKLLATRAFTAVELRKKLHGKNFSLDTVEAVINDFISRGLINDSLYAEAFSRSRWSSSSWGPRRIKQPD
- the LOC117629686 gene encoding regulatory protein RecX isoform X2, whose amino-acid sequence is MAIHAGILCLKTQFQLPCRVFVMSWAREKIAIKCLKSREHSSSVPVRYIPKKSSQVKKSENYQQTKVSEQKKSREFLDAGALKSEVKQCGRGVQKNRGFDEKPQNQNHVSYKNYLFNDVEKASPELEDQIDHLSGDVGYELMEEPEEVFEELNTHQVKKCYEKDVLHDAEKVAIKLLATRGLINDSLYAEAFSRSRWSSSSWGPRRIKQALFSKGVSKLDAENAIKLVFEEGESDNDQKLVHGLSKLSMDNLLVQASKQWLRGQEVPKETRKSRIVRWLQYRGFNWDVIGFVLKKLESQYPP